The Cloeon dipterum chromosome X, ieCloDipt1.1, whole genome shotgun sequence genome includes a window with the following:
- the LOC135945452 gene encoding uncharacterized protein LOC135945452 isoform X2, which yields MAYSLGQPRFTPFKVSQETLANHTKVLSNGAVGVNFHELAAPNLANSAVLRMLEEEERAGGEASPPSRRRALKGVVWPPTPPTSPRTGRRLIGSRPDTPTDWPPRQTRLVEPPDVPVPARLAADAVLSNSNSTPFRPESPAGGIKRVTWPPPPSDATVVAAQIEQPRDIPNLQGDLVAQPPATLLYSPPPQQGAAAPSYPAAAAPGGMEAPASNSTCVFTIPSSVAAPSPPPPASITLRAAAPVTQAPPPVVRSQPAVPEAAFGRRGDAKWPPQTVRVQRQAEEQQRAEIAKGPAFRPRRPQKDYSSFFEQNKLLPTYSHYRAPPGTQHYPVGQ from the exons AGTGAACTTCCACGAACTGGCCGCCCCCAACCTGGCGAACTCGGCCGTGCTGCGCATgctggaggaggaggagaggGCCGGAGGTGAGGCTTCCCCGCCGAGCAGGCGGCGCGCCCTCAAGGGCGTCGTCTGGCCCCCGACGCCCCCCACTTCGCCGCGCACGGGTCGGCGGCTGATAGGGAGCCGGCCGGACACCCCCACCGATTGGCCGCCGAGACAAACGCGTCTCGTTGAGCCACCCGACGTGCCGGTGCCCGCGCGCTTGGCCGCCGACGCAGTCCTTTCGAACTCGAACTCGACCCCCTTCAGACCTGAGAGCCCCGCAG GAGGCATCAAGAGGGTGACTTGGCCGCCCCCGCCATCAGACGCAACCGTAGTCGCTGCGCAAATCGAGCAGCCACGTGATATCCCGAACCTTCAG GGAGACCTAGTGGCGCAGCCGCCGGCCACTCTTCTCTACtctccgccgccgcagcagggGGCAGCCGCTCCAAGCTacccggccgccgccgcccccggagGCATGGAGGCGCCCGCAAGCAACAGCACGTGCGTGTTCACGATCCCATCGTCGGTGGCGGCGccatcgccgccgccgccggcctcGATCACGCTGCGTGCGGCGGCGCCCGTGACGCAGGCGCCGCCACCGGTGGTGCGCTCGCAGCCGGCTGTGCCGGAGGCGGCGTTCGGTCGGCGTGGCGACGCCAAGTGGCCGCCGCAGACGGTGCGCGTGCAGCGGCAGGCCGAGGAGCAGCAGCGGGCCGAGATCGCCAAGGGGCCCGCCttccgcccccgccgcccccaGAAGGACTACTCGTCCTTCTTCGAGCAGAACAAGCTGCTGCCCACCTACTCGCACTACAGGGCACCCCCTGGCACCCAGCACTACCCCGTCGGCCAGTGA
- the LOC135945452 gene encoding uncharacterized protein LOC135945452 isoform X3 has product MLEEEERAGGEASPPSRRRALKGVVWPPTPPTSPRTGRRLIGSRPDTPTDWPPRQTRLVEPPDVPVPARLAADAVLSNSNSTPFRPESPAGGIKRVTWPPPPSDATVVAAQIEQPRDIPNLQGDLVAQPPATLLYSPPPQQGAAAPSYPAAAAPGGMEAPASNSTCVFTIPSSVAAPSPPPPASITLRAAAPVTQAPPPVVRSQPAVPEAAFGRRGDAKWPPQTVRVQRQAEEQQRAEIAKGPAFRPRRPQKDYSSFFEQNKLLPTYSHYRAPPGTQHYPVGQ; this is encoded by the exons ATgctggaggaggaggagaggGCCGGAGGTGAGGCTTCCCCGCCGAGCAGGCGGCGCGCCCTCAAGGGCGTCGTCTGGCCCCCGACGCCCCCCACTTCGCCGCGCACGGGTCGGCGGCTGATAGGGAGCCGGCCGGACACCCCCACCGATTGGCCGCCGAGACAAACGCGTCTCGTTGAGCCACCCGACGTGCCGGTGCCCGCGCGCTTGGCCGCCGACGCAGTCCTTTCGAACTCGAACTCGACCCCCTTCAGACCTGAGAGCCCCGCAG GAGGCATCAAGAGGGTGACTTGGCCGCCCCCGCCATCAGACGCAACCGTAGTCGCTGCGCAAATCGAGCAGCCACGTGATATCCCGAACCTTCAG GGAGACCTAGTGGCGCAGCCGCCGGCCACTCTTCTCTACtctccgccgccgcagcagggGGCAGCCGCTCCAAGCTacccggccgccgccgcccccggagGCATGGAGGCGCCCGCAAGCAACAGCACGTGCGTGTTCACGATCCCATCGTCGGTGGCGGCGccatcgccgccgccgccggcctcGATCACGCTGCGTGCGGCGGCGCCCGTGACGCAGGCGCCGCCACCGGTGGTGCGCTCGCAGCCGGCTGTGCCGGAGGCGGCGTTCGGTCGGCGTGGCGACGCCAAGTGGCCGCCGCAGACGGTGCGCGTGCAGCGGCAGGCCGAGGAGCAGCAGCGGGCCGAGATCGCCAAGGGGCCCGCCttccgcccccgccgcccccaGAAGGACTACTCGTCCTTCTTCGAGCAGAACAAGCTGCTGCCCACCTACTCGCACTACAGGGCACCCCCTGGCACCCAGCACTACCCCGTCGGCCAGTGA
- the LOC135945454 gene encoding uncharacterized protein LOC135945454 — protein MNLSRCFSLAFAVLGPICLVDLASGVNGPIAEISVSTYPFLIMVKTTVDSLEATVPGVFIARHYVLSMGEILADVLFEDITLTFDQYVTDDIVSPVDSFKDPDDFIIIFKTCRRHVRKVMPLTPSLYPTFTANLTGTVMWFDTNGTLYGHSTTVLADVNCDQAYLDSNTSPGAYNASYNSCLEIDPSPCDYYKSDTEVHFPVLAVNGMVTSLLDWISCDGTDYNGTVAFNNIQYWRNFILGAVPSAIP, from the exons atgaatttgtcgCGTTGCTTCTCCCTCGCCTTTGCTGTCCTAGGGCCCATTTGTCTGGTCGACTTAG CCAGCGGAGTAAATGGACCAATCGCGGAAATATCAGTTTCGACCTATCCATTTTTA ATTATGGTGAAAACCACGGTTGATTCACTTGAAGCTACAGTCCCAGGCGTTTTCATTGCGAGACATTATGTGCTTTCAATGGGCGAAATTCTAGC agaCGTTCTCTTCGAGGATATAACACTTACCTTTGATCAGTACGTCACAGATGATATCGTTTCTCCTGTTGATTCTTTCAAAGACCCAGATGATttcatcatcatttttaaGACGTGCAGGAGGCATGTAAGGAAGGTGATGCCCCTCACGCCCTCTCTGTACCCCACCTTTACGGCGAACTTGACCGGCACGGTGATGTGGTTCGACACCAACGGA ACGCTCTACGGGCACAGCACCACTGTCTTGGCGGACGTGAACTGTGACCAAGCGTACTTGGACAGCAACACGAGTCCGGGAGCGTACAACGCCAGCTACAATAGCTGCTTGGAAATCGACCCATCGCCTTGCGAC TACTATAAGAGTGACACGGAAGTCCATTTCCCGGTACTTGCCGTCAACGGCATGGTGACGTCCCTACTCGACTGGATTTCTTGTGACGGCACTGACTACAACGGCACCGTGGCATTTAACAACATCCAATATTGGCGAAACTTCATTTTAGGAGCCGTCCCGAGCGCGATCCCCTAA